One genomic window of Micromonospora sp. WMMD1128 includes the following:
- a CDS encoding potassium channel family protein: MIHFPAQRRGPLSALSLRLLAALGLVLATVFVVWLDRDGYRDTNGDGLTLLDCFYYVVVSLSTTGYGDIAPASPSARLVNVLFVTPARVLFLIILVGTTLEVLTEQYRTGRRLSRWRRTVKDHVIICGYGTKGRSAVSALLENGADKARIVVVERSAAALRQATSNGLVTIEGSATRSSVLEEAHVRTAKAVIIATDSDDASVLVALTVRQLTAGQVRIIAAVREAENAPLLKQSGAHHVIVSSATAGRLLGLSTSAPPLIDVVEDLLTPGQGMALAMRSAERSEVGRSPRELDSLVIALVRRGKVITLSDRAGALIETGDMLVHVRDDRPQATTTA; encoded by the coding sequence GTGATCCATTTTCCCGCGCAACGGCGGGGGCCGCTGAGCGCGCTGAGCCTGCGCCTGCTCGCCGCGCTCGGGTTGGTCCTCGCCACGGTTTTCGTGGTCTGGCTCGACCGCGACGGCTACCGCGACACCAACGGCGACGGGCTCACCCTGCTCGACTGCTTCTACTACGTGGTGGTCTCGCTCTCCACCACCGGGTACGGCGACATCGCCCCGGCCAGCCCCTCGGCGCGCCTGGTGAACGTCCTGTTCGTCACCCCCGCCCGGGTGCTCTTCCTGATCATCCTGGTCGGCACCACCCTGGAAGTCCTGACCGAGCAGTACCGGACCGGCCGTCGCCTGTCGCGGTGGAGGAGAACCGTGAAGGACCACGTCATCATCTGCGGCTACGGCACCAAGGGGCGGAGCGCGGTCTCCGCGCTGCTGGAGAACGGGGCGGACAAGGCCAGGATCGTGGTGGTCGAGCGGAGCGCGGCGGCGTTGCGGCAGGCCACCTCGAACGGGCTGGTGACGATCGAGGGCTCGGCGACCCGCTCCTCCGTGCTGGAGGAGGCGCACGTCCGCACCGCCAAGGCGGTCATCATCGCGACCGACAGCGACGACGCCTCGGTGCTCGTGGCGTTGACCGTCCGGCAGCTCACCGCCGGTCAGGTCCGGATCATCGCGGCGGTCCGGGAGGCGGAGAACGCGCCGCTGCTCAAGCAGAGCGGTGCGCACCACGTGATCGTCTCGTCCGCGACCGCGGGCCGGCTGCTCGGCCTCTCCACCTCGGCTCCGCCGCTCATCGACGTGGTGGAGGATCTGCTCACTCCGGGCCAGGGCATGGCGCTGGCGATGCGTTCGGCCGAGCGGAGCGAGGTGGGACGTTCACCGCGTGAGCTGGATTCGCTGGTGATCGCGCTGGTCCGCCGGGGCAAGGTGATCACGTTGAGTGACCGCGCCGGCGCGCTGATCGAGACCGGCGACATGCTGGTCCACGTCCGCGACGACCGCCCCCAGGCGACCACCACGGCCTGA
- a CDS encoding DivIVA domain-containing protein, which translates to MGQVLLLLVVALTVAAVVFGVTVLVSGRDPGLVPAEPDGRSVPLPGARPLGESDVTGVRFDTALRGYRMAQVDAALRRAAYDIGYKSELIGVLEAENTALREGRTEDADALRQAREEAAATSLEADPSDADPSSTGPVVIDLSAPESPATAEAGVAEAPAAAAVEDTTSPATGAAPAPAGESVRTTDADDRERGAPLRSESA; encoded by the coding sequence ATGGGTCAGGTTCTGCTCCTCTTGGTCGTCGCGCTGACCGTCGCGGCTGTGGTGTTCGGAGTGACGGTGCTGGTCTCCGGACGGGATCCGGGCTTGGTGCCGGCCGAGCCGGACGGGCGGTCGGTGCCGCTGCCGGGCGCGCGCCCGCTCGGCGAGTCGGACGTGACCGGGGTCCGGTTCGACACCGCGCTGCGCGGATACCGGATGGCCCAGGTCGACGCGGCGCTTCGGCGGGCCGCCTACGACATCGGCTACAAGTCCGAGCTGATCGGCGTGCTGGAGGCCGAGAACACCGCGCTGCGGGAGGGGCGGACCGAGGACGCCGACGCGCTGCGCCAGGCTCGCGAGGAGGCCGCCGCGACGAGCCTCGAAGCCGATCCGTCGGACGCCGATCCGTCGAGCACCGGGCCGGTGGTCATCGACCTGTCGGCGCCCGAGTCACCGGCCACCGCCGAGGCGGGCGTGGCGGAGGCGCCGGCCGCCGCCGCGGTGGAGGACACCACCTCCCCCGCGACCGGGGCCGCACCGGCGCCGGCCGGTGAGAGCGTGCGCACGACCGACGCCGACGACCGGGAACGCGGGGCGCCGCTCCGCTCGGAGTCGGCGTGA
- a CDS encoding 2-oxoacid:acceptor oxidoreductase subunit alpha has protein sequence MTKQIRQLDRVVIRFAGDSGDGMQLTGDRFTSETAQLGNDISTLPNFPAEIRAPAGTLPGVSSFQVHFADYDILTPGDAPNVLVAMNPAALKANLADLPRGADIIVNTDEFTRRNLAKVGYASSPLDDDSLDGYAVHPVALTSMTIGALAEHDVSKKDAERAKNMFALGLLSWMYSRPYASTLRFLERKFAARPELVAANVAAFRAGWNFGETTEDFSVRYEVKPARMLAGTYRNITGNAALSLGLVAAGVRSGLPVFLGAYPITPASDILHELSKHKKFGVVTMQAEDEIAAVGAALGASYGGSLGVTTTSGPGVALKSETISLAVALELPLVIVDVQRAGPSTGMPTKTEQADLNMALYGRHGEAPVAVIAPKSPSDCFHAALEAARIALTYRTPVILLSDNYVANGSEPWLLPDVESLPDLRVEFATRPNGEDGTTFLPYLRDPQTLARPWAVPGTPGLEHRIGGLEKADKTGDISYDPTNHDFMVRTRAARIETIPVPDVEVEDPDGDARVLVLGWGSTYGPIGAACRGLRQRGFPVAQAHLRHLAPMPANLGEVLRAYDKVVIPEMNLGQLAHVIRARYLVDAIGYNQVRGLPFTAAELETMLEEVLKNV, from the coding sequence GTGACCAAGCAGATCCGTCAGCTGGACCGGGTGGTCATCCGGTTCGCCGGTGACTCCGGCGACGGCATGCAGCTCACCGGCGACCGGTTCACCTCGGAGACGGCGCAGTTGGGCAACGACATCTCCACGTTGCCCAACTTCCCGGCCGAGATCCGCGCCCCCGCCGGCACGCTGCCCGGCGTGTCGAGCTTCCAGGTGCACTTCGCCGACTACGACATCCTGACCCCGGGCGACGCCCCGAACGTGCTGGTGGCGATGAACCCGGCGGCGCTCAAGGCCAACCTGGCCGACCTGCCGCGCGGGGCGGACATCATCGTCAACACCGACGAGTTCACCCGGCGCAACCTGGCCAAGGTCGGCTATGCGAGCAGCCCGCTCGACGACGACTCGCTCGACGGCTACGCGGTGCACCCGGTCGCGCTCACCTCGATGACGATCGGCGCGCTGGCCGAGCACGACGTGTCCAAGAAGGATGCCGAGCGGGCCAAGAACATGTTCGCGCTCGGGCTGCTGAGCTGGATGTACTCCCGCCCGTACGCCTCGACGCTGCGGTTCCTGGAGCGCAAGTTCGCCGCCCGGCCGGAGCTGGTGGCGGCGAACGTGGCCGCGTTCCGGGCCGGGTGGAACTTCGGCGAGACCACCGAGGACTTCTCCGTCCGGTACGAGGTCAAGCCGGCCCGGATGCTGGCCGGCACCTACCGCAACATCACCGGCAACGCGGCGCTGTCGCTGGGCCTGGTGGCCGCCGGGGTGCGCTCCGGGCTGCCGGTGTTCCTCGGCGCGTACCCGATCACGCCGGCCTCGGACATCCTGCACGAGCTGAGCAAGCACAAGAAGTTCGGCGTGGTCACCATGCAGGCCGAGGACGAGATCGCGGCGGTAGGCGCGGCCCTCGGCGCCTCGTACGGCGGCTCGCTCGGCGTCACCACCACGAGCGGCCCGGGCGTGGCCCTGAAGAGCGAGACGATCTCCCTGGCGGTGGCGCTGGAGCTGCCGCTGGTCATCGTCGACGTGCAGCGCGCCGGGCCGTCCACCGGCATGCCCACGAAGACCGAGCAGGCCGACCTGAACATGGCCCTGTACGGGCGGCACGGCGAGGCGCCGGTCGCGGTGATCGCGCCGAAGTCCCCGTCGGACTGCTTCCACGCGGCGCTGGAGGCGGCCCGGATCGCGCTCACCTACCGCACCCCGGTCATCCTGCTGTCGGACAACTACGTGGCGAACGGCTCCGAGCCGTGGCTGCTGCCGGACGTGGAGTCGCTGCCCGACCTGCGGGTCGAGTTCGCCACCCGCCCCAACGGCGAGGACGGCACCACGTTCCTGCCCTACCTGCGCGACCCGCAGACCCTGGCCCGTCCGTGGGCGGTGCCCGGCACCCCCGGGCTGGAGCACCGGATCGGCGGCCTGGAGAAGGCCGACAAGACCGGCGACATCTCGTACGACCCGACGAACCACGACTTCATGGTGCGGACCCGGGCGGCCCGGATCGAGACCATTCCGGTGCCGGACGTCGAGGTGGAGGATCCGGACGGCGACGCCCGGGTGCTGGTGCTCGGTTGGGGCTCGACGTACGGCCCGATCGGCGCCGCCTGCCGGGGCCTGCGCCAGCGCGGGTTCCCGGTGGCCCAGGCGCACCTGCGGCACCTGGCCCCGATGCCGGCCAACCTCGGCGAGGTGCTGCGCGCCTACGACAAGGTGGTCATTCCCGAGATGAACCTCGGCCAGCTCGCCCACGTGATCCGGGCCCGATACCTGGTCGACGCGATCGGCTACAACCAGGTCCGCGGCCTGCCGTTCACCGCCGCCGAGCTGGAGACGATGCTGGAAGAGGTCCTGAAGAATGTCTGA
- a CDS encoding 2-oxoacid:ferredoxin oxidoreductase subunit beta, giving the protein MSEPVALKLTAKDFKSDQEVRWCPGCGDYAILAAVQGFMPELNIPRENTVFISGIGCSSRFPYYMNTYGMHSIHGRAPAIATGLSVSRPDLSVWVVTGDGDALSIGGNHLIHALRRNVNLKILLFNNRIYGLTKGQYSPTSEVGKITKSTPLGSADAPFNPLSLALGAEATFVARTLDSDRKHLQSVLRAAAEHQGSAFVEIYQNCNIFNDGAFEPLKEPATRDDFLIRLEHGQPITFGAGGQFCVVHPPGGFGLEVRETAVTPAEEIVVHDATVADPAYAFALSRLPGLDLRNTPMGVFRSVRRPSYDSVVQEQVASARAGVDQAPEEQLSALLAGGDTWTIL; this is encoded by the coding sequence ATGTCTGAGCCCGTCGCCCTGAAGCTCACCGCGAAGGACTTCAAGTCCGACCAGGAGGTGCGCTGGTGCCCCGGCTGCGGTGACTACGCCATCCTGGCCGCCGTGCAGGGCTTCATGCCGGAGCTGAACATCCCCCGGGAGAACACCGTCTTCATCTCGGGCATCGGCTGCTCGTCCCGCTTCCCGTACTACATGAACACGTACGGCATGCACTCGATCCACGGCCGTGCCCCGGCGATCGCGACCGGCCTGTCGGTGTCCCGGCCGGACCTGTCGGTGTGGGTGGTCACCGGTGACGGCGACGCGCTCTCGATCGGCGGCAACCACCTGATCCACGCGCTGCGCCGCAACGTCAACCTGAAGATCCTGCTGTTCAACAACCGGATCTACGGGCTGACCAAGGGACAATACTCACCGACCTCGGAGGTCGGGAAGATCACCAAGTCGACGCCGCTCGGCTCGGCGGACGCGCCGTTCAACCCGCTGTCGCTGGCGCTCGGCGCCGAGGCCACGTTCGTGGCCCGGACCCTCGACTCGGACCGCAAGCACCTCCAGTCGGTGCTGCGGGCCGCCGCCGAGCACCAGGGCTCCGCGTTCGTGGAGATCTACCAGAACTGCAACATCTTCAACGACGGCGCGTTCGAGCCGCTGAAGGAGCCGGCCACCCGGGACGACTTCCTGATCCGGTTGGAGCACGGGCAGCCGATCACGTTCGGCGCAGGCGGGCAGTTCTGCGTCGTCCACCCGCCGGGCGGCTTCGGGCTTGAGGTCCGGGAGACCGCGGTCACCCCGGCGGAGGAGATCGTCGTGCACGACGCCACGGTCGCCGACCCGGCGTACGCCTTCGCGCTGTCCCGGCTGCCCGGGCTCGACCTGCGTAACACGCCGATGGGGGTGTTCCGGTCGGTGCGCCGCCCCTCCTACGACAGCGTGGTGCAGGAGCAGGTCGCGTCGGCCCGGGCCGGCGTCGACCAGGCCCCGGAGGAGCAACTCTCGGCGTTGCTCGCCGGCGGCGACACCTGGACGATCCTCTGA
- a CDS encoding ATP-dependent Clp protease proteolytic subunit gives MGGIWMRDDGQPAFGDRVFERLLKERIIFLGTEVTDDSANQICAQILLLAAEDAERDIFLYINSPGGSVSAGMAVYDTMRYVKNDVATLALGMAGSMGQFLLCAGAAGKRFALPHSRIMMHQPSGGMGGTAADITIQAENMLHVKRTMQELIAEHSGRTLEEIQRDWDRDRWFTAEEAREYGLVDQVLSRVDQLAA, from the coding sequence ATGGGTGGCATCTGGATGCGGGACGACGGGCAGCCGGCCTTCGGCGACCGGGTCTTCGAACGGCTGCTGAAGGAACGGATCATCTTCCTCGGCACCGAGGTCACCGACGACTCGGCCAACCAGATCTGCGCGCAGATCCTGCTGCTCGCGGCGGAGGACGCGGAGCGGGACATCTTCCTCTACATCAACTCGCCGGGCGGCTCGGTGAGCGCCGGCATGGCCGTCTACGACACGATGCGGTACGTGAAGAACGACGTGGCGACGCTGGCGCTCGGGATGGCCGGCTCGATGGGGCAGTTCCTGCTCTGCGCCGGGGCGGCGGGCAAACGGTTCGCGCTGCCGCACTCGCGGATCATGATGCACCAGCCGTCCGGCGGGATGGGCGGCACGGCCGCCGACATCACCATCCAGGCCGAGAACATGCTGCACGTGAAGCGCACCATGCAGGAGCTGATCGCCGAGCACAGCGGGCGCACGCTGGAGGAGATCCAGCGCGACTGGGACCGGGACCGCTGGTTCACCGCCGAGGAAGCCCGCGAGTACGGCCTCGTCGACCAGGTGCTCTCCCGCGTGGACCAGCTGGCGGCCTGA
- a CDS encoding NAD(P)H-dependent oxidoreductase, protein MAHLLHIDSSITGERSVSRRLTARAADAWHAAHPDGTVTYRDLGRDPLPHLDAAGGLARAVPPDQHTPAQRESWRLSEELVAEVKAADTVLLGLPLYNFGPPSSVKAWVDHLIAPGIALDPDTGAGLLGGRQLIVFGTRGGGYGAGTPRAGWDHAEPWLPHGLSRTGLEPRFISAELTLAPVNPAMAELIPLYEASLAAAERAIDELWVPAAAVA, encoded by the coding sequence ATGGCACACCTGTTGCACATCGACTCGAGCATCACCGGGGAGCGGTCGGTCAGCCGCCGTCTCACCGCCCGCGCGGCGGACGCCTGGCACGCCGCCCACCCGGACGGCACGGTCACCTACCGGGACCTCGGCCGGGACCCGCTGCCGCACCTCGACGCCGCCGGCGGCCTCGCCCGGGCGGTGCCGCCCGACCAGCACACTCCGGCGCAGCGCGAGTCGTGGCGGCTCAGCGAGGAGCTGGTGGCCGAGGTGAAGGCGGCCGACACCGTCCTGCTCGGCCTGCCGCTCTACAACTTCGGTCCGCCGAGCAGCGTGAAGGCGTGGGTCGACCACCTGATCGCGCCCGGCATCGCGCTCGACCCGGACACCGGGGCCGGGCTGCTCGGCGGTCGCCAGCTCATCGTGTTCGGCACCCGGGGCGGCGGTTACGGCGCGGGCACCCCGCGGGCGGGCTGGGACCACGCCGAGCCCTGGCTCCCGCACGGACTGTCGCGTACCGGCCTCGAACCGCGCTTCATCTCGGCCGAGCTGACTCTCGCCCCGGTCAACCCGGCGATGGCCGAGCTGATCCCGCTGTACGAGGCGAGCCTCGCCGCCGCCGAGCGGGCCATCGACGAGCTGTGGGTGCCGGCCGCGGCGGTCGCCTGA
- a CDS encoding MarR family winged helix-turn-helix transcriptional regulator, with translation MSAGPTHESERRSGPLLQHLARRMQLRSESALTPLGLRPRHLVALTVLRDSGGISQQGLAATLQLDGTNVVGLLNELEAAGLVERRRSPEDRRRHVVSLTGTGTTRLREAECGLAGAEDDVLSALTPDERNLLYDLLRRASQGCAPPPCAETC, from the coding sequence ATGTCAGCCGGGCCCACCCACGAGTCGGAGCGCCGCTCCGGGCCGCTGCTCCAGCACCTGGCCCGGCGAATGCAGCTGCGCTCGGAGTCGGCGCTGACGCCGCTCGGCCTGCGCCCCCGGCACCTGGTCGCACTCACCGTGCTGCGCGACTCCGGCGGCATCAGCCAACAGGGGCTCGCCGCGACGTTGCAGCTCGACGGCACGAACGTGGTCGGGCTGCTCAACGAGCTGGAGGCCGCCGGCCTGGTCGAGCGACGCCGCTCGCCGGAAGACCGCCGCCGGCACGTCGTGAGCCTCACCGGCACCGGCACGACGCGGCTCCGCGAGGCCGAGTGCGGGCTCGCCGGCGCGGAGGACGACGTGCTCAGCGCGCTGACCCCCGACGAGCGGAACCTGCTCTACGACCTGCTGAGGCGGGCCAGCCAGGGCTGCGCCCCACCCCCCTGCGCCGAAACCTGCTGA
- a CDS encoding SRPBCC family protein, translated as MTGAEGSAGFTEAAQPGAAEVTATVIVDAPAERVFAALTAWERQSDWIPFTTVRVVEGDGGEGSLVEAVTALGPAALRDEMRVVRVDAPYEVGVVHCGKLLRGPGVLRCTPMERGRTQVVWHEWFHLPGGAAGRVAWPLLWPGPKVSLTQALKRFARLVEQGRLP; from the coding sequence GTGACCGGCGCGGAGGGCTCCGCCGGCTTCACCGAGGCGGCCCAGCCGGGTGCCGCCGAGGTCACCGCCACGGTGATCGTCGACGCGCCGGCCGAGCGGGTCTTCGCCGCCCTGACGGCGTGGGAACGGCAGTCGGACTGGATCCCCTTCACCACGGTCCGGGTGGTCGAGGGGGACGGCGGCGAGGGGAGCCTGGTCGAGGCGGTCACCGCGCTCGGTCCGGCCGCGCTGCGCGACGAGATGCGTGTGGTCCGGGTCGACGCGCCGTACGAGGTCGGCGTCGTCCACTGCGGCAAGCTGCTGCGCGGGCCGGGCGTGCTGCGGTGCACCCCGATGGAGCGGGGCCGAACCCAGGTGGTGTGGCACGAGTGGTTCCACCTGCCGGGCGGTGCGGCCGGCCGGGTCGCCTGGCCGCTGCTCTGGCCCGGCCCGAAGGTCAGCCTGACCCAGGCGTTGAAGCGGTTCGCCCGGTTGGTCGAGCAGGGCCGCCTGCCCTGA
- a CDS encoding adenylyl cyclase translates to MRSPDPSRRRFLTLTASAASLTSLTALGLPAGAAVASPAARPARPAHEPDFGPNVFVYDPSTPVAEIQSTLDRIFAAQERNEMGLDRYAVLFKPGRYEVDARLGYYTTVAGLGAHPDDVEIHGAVRVIGQPDPNSPAGISALTNFWRSAENLAVTPTDWSNQWAVSQASPMRRVHIKGVLWLEPGNGGYSSGGYIADSKVDDVTINGSQQQWLTRDSELGGEWTNGVWNQVFSGVVGAPAQGFPDPPYTTLPTSPVTREKPYLFVDGAGRWRVAVPRLRRDTAGTTWAASGAPTPSLPLTDFFIARPTDSAKRINAELARGRHLLLTPGVYRLDRALRVRRPNTVVLGLGMPSLAPTTGDAALRIEDVDGVRIAGVLVDAGPVESDVLVEVGGRHCHRSHAGNPISLQDVFFRIGGPYAGRAETSLVINSRHTLIDNIWAWRGDHGNPGTIGWTVNTAGTGVVVNGDDVTAYGLFVEHYQRWQTIWNGERGRTVFYQSELPYDPPSQAAWRSPTGNGWASYKVANHVRTHEAWGLGVYAYFNQGEDIRCDRAIEAPRRAGVRFHDAITVFLDGSGGIERTINDVGTPVVGSYGTSPVISYP, encoded by the coding sequence ATGCGATCACCTGACCCCTCCCGCCGCCGCTTTCTCACGCTCACCGCCTCCGCGGCCTCCCTCACCTCGCTCACCGCACTCGGCCTCCCGGCCGGCGCCGCCGTCGCGTCCCCGGCCGCGCGCCCCGCCCGACCGGCCCACGAGCCCGACTTCGGCCCGAACGTCTTCGTCTACGACCCGAGCACGCCGGTCGCGGAGATCCAGTCCACGCTGGACCGGATCTTCGCCGCTCAGGAACGCAACGAGATGGGCCTCGACCGGTACGCCGTGCTGTTCAAGCCCGGCCGCTACGAGGTGGACGCCCGGCTCGGCTACTACACGACGGTGGCCGGTCTCGGCGCCCACCCGGACGACGTGGAGATCCACGGCGCGGTCCGGGTGATCGGCCAACCCGACCCGAACTCCCCGGCCGGGATCTCCGCACTCACCAACTTCTGGCGCTCGGCGGAGAACCTCGCCGTCACCCCGACCGACTGGTCGAACCAGTGGGCCGTCTCCCAGGCGTCGCCGATGCGCCGGGTCCACATCAAGGGCGTCCTCTGGCTGGAACCCGGCAACGGCGGCTACTCCAGCGGCGGCTACATCGCCGACTCCAAGGTGGACGACGTCACCATCAACGGGTCCCAGCAGCAGTGGCTCACCCGGGACAGCGAACTCGGTGGCGAGTGGACCAACGGCGTGTGGAACCAGGTCTTCTCCGGGGTGGTCGGCGCGCCCGCCCAGGGTTTCCCCGACCCGCCGTACACGACGCTGCCGACCAGCCCGGTGACCCGGGAGAAGCCGTACCTCTTCGTCGACGGCGCGGGCCGCTGGCGGGTGGCGGTGCCCCGCCTGCGCCGCGACACCGCGGGCACCACCTGGGCCGCCAGCGGCGCGCCGACGCCCTCGCTGCCGCTCACCGACTTCTTCATCGCCCGGCCCACCGACTCGGCGAAGCGGATCAACGCCGAGCTGGCCCGGGGCCGGCACCTGCTGCTCACGCCCGGCGTCTACCGGTTGGACCGGGCGCTGCGGGTCCGCCGCCCGAACACCGTCGTGCTCGGCCTCGGCATGCCCAGTCTCGCGCCGACCACTGGCGACGCGGCCCTGCGGATCGAGGACGTGGACGGGGTACGGATCGCCGGCGTGCTCGTCGACGCCGGGCCGGTCGAGTCCGACGTGCTGGTCGAGGTCGGCGGGCGGCACTGCCACCGGTCGCACGCCGGCAACCCGATCTCGTTGCAGGACGTCTTCTTCCGCATCGGCGGCCCCTACGCCGGGCGGGCGGAGACCAGCCTGGTGATCAACAGCCGGCACACGCTCATCGACAACATCTGGGCGTGGCGCGGCGACCACGGCAACCCGGGCACCATCGGCTGGACCGTCAACACCGCCGGCACCGGCGTGGTGGTCAACGGTGACGACGTGACCGCGTACGGGCTCTTCGTCGAGCACTACCAGCGTTGGCAGACCATCTGGAACGGCGAGCGCGGCCGGACCGTGTTCTACCAGAGCGAGCTGCCCTACGACCCGCCGAGCCAGGCGGCATGGCGCAGCCCGACCGGCAACGGCTGGGCGTCGTACAAGGTGGCCAACCACGTCCGCACGCACGAGGCGTGGGGTCTGGGCGTCTACGCCTACTTCAACCAGGGGGAGGACATCCGCTGCGACCGGGCGATCGAGGCGCCGCGCCGGGCCGGGGTGCGGTTCCACGACGCGATCACGGTGTTCCTGGACGGCAGCGGCGGGATCGAGCGCACCATCAACGACGTCGGCACCCCGGTCGTCGGCTCGTACGGCACCAGCCCGGTGATCAGCTACCCCTGA
- a CDS encoding NADH-quinone oxidoreductase subunit A, with translation MTGYLGSYATLGLLLLAAVLFFVTAFSANRVLRPARPAEPWGKRAPYECGLDPVGGDWAQMQIRYYVYAYLYVLFAVEAVFLFPWALVFDRPGFGATTVVEMGVFVAIVALGILYAWRRGVLRWT, from the coding sequence GTGACCGGATATCTCGGCTCGTACGCCACGCTCGGTCTGCTGTTGCTCGCCGCCGTGCTCTTCTTCGTCACGGCGTTCTCCGCGAACCGGGTGTTACGTCCGGCCCGTCCGGCCGAGCCGTGGGGCAAGCGGGCCCCGTACGAGTGCGGGCTCGACCCGGTCGGCGGCGACTGGGCCCAGATGCAGATCCGCTACTACGTCTATGCCTACCTCTACGTCCTGTTCGCGGTGGAGGCGGTCTTCCTGTTCCCGTGGGCACTCGTCTTCGACCGCCCCGGGTTCGGCGCGACCACGGTGGTGGAGATGGGCGTCTTCGTGGCGATCGTCGCGCTCGGCATCCTCTACGCCTGGCGGCGTGGCGTCCTGCGCTGGACGTGA
- the folP gene encoding dihydropteroate synthase — MAGSLRLGGRTFTPGELVVMAIVNRTPDSFFDRGATFARDSALRAVERAVTEGAEIIDIGGVKAGPGDEVDVTEEIRRTVDTIAAVRSAFPEVVVSIDTWRAEVAVEAVAAGADLLNDTWSGADPALAEVAAATGAGLVCSHAGGLAPRTRPHRAAFDDVVADVVTTVTGLADRAAGLGVRRDGILIDPAHDFGKNTRHSLEITRRLAELADTGWPLLVALSNKDFIGETLDLPVAERLEGTLAATAISAWLGARVFRAHQVRETRRVLDMVASIRGDRPPAATRRGLA; from the coding sequence ATGGCGGGGAGCTTGCGGCTCGGCGGGCGGACCTTCACGCCGGGTGAGCTGGTGGTGATGGCGATCGTGAACCGTACGCCGGACTCGTTCTTCGACCGGGGCGCCACCTTCGCCCGGGACAGCGCGTTGCGGGCGGTCGAGCGGGCGGTGACCGAGGGCGCGGAGATCATCGACATCGGCGGGGTGAAGGCCGGACCGGGCGACGAGGTCGACGTGACCGAGGAGATCCGCCGGACGGTGGACACCATCGCCGCGGTCCGGTCCGCCTTTCCGGAGGTGGTCGTCTCGATCGACACCTGGCGGGCGGAGGTGGCGGTGGAGGCCGTCGCGGCCGGCGCGGACCTGCTCAACGACACCTGGTCGGGGGCGGACCCGGCGCTGGCCGAGGTCGCCGCGGCGACCGGCGCCGGGCTGGTCTGCTCGCACGCCGGCGGGCTGGCGCCGCGGACCCGGCCGCACCGGGCGGCCTTCGACGACGTGGTGGCCGACGTGGTCACCACGGTCACCGGGCTGGCGGACCGCGCGGCCGGGCTGGGGGTACGCCGGGACGGCATCCTGATCGACCCGGCGCACGACTTCGGCAAGAACACCCGGCACTCACTGGAGATCACCCGGCGGCTGGCCGAGCTGGCCGACACCGGCTGGCCGCTGCTGGTGGCGCTGTCGAACAAGGACTTCATCGGCGAGACGCTCGACCTGCCGGTGGCCGAGCGGTTGGAGGGGACGCTCGCCGCCACCGCGATCTCGGCCTGGCTCGGCGCCCGGGTGTTCCGCGCCCACCAGGTCCGCGAGACCCGGCGGGTGCTGGACATGGTGGCGTCGATCCGGGGGGACCGGCCGCCGGCTGCGACCCGTCGCGGGCTCGCCTAG
- a CDS encoding helix-turn-helix transcriptional regulator, producing the protein MSLLRRVIGGVLRRIRLRQGRTLREVAQAAGVSLPYLSEVERGRKEASSEVLAAICRALGIHLADLLEEARDELRRERPTPVGSGVPPARLDRVPAARGGPHLRVGPPRLHVTRRPAGPHPARPHIPVPAYAARPVHPTPLLGGALRQVAPPPMPLGHGTPELLGTGTRIWLIPTPAARPRPRTSPALARRRVWAARRRPVTA; encoded by the coding sequence ATGTCGTTGCTGCGACGGGTGATCGGTGGGGTGCTGCGGCGGATCCGCCTGCGTCAGGGCCGCACGCTGCGCGAGGTGGCGCAGGCGGCAGGAGTCTCCCTGCCCTATCTCTCCGAGGTCGAACGTGGCCGCAAGGAAGCCTCCTCCGAGGTGCTGGCCGCGATCTGCCGGGCGCTCGGCATCCACCTCGCGGACCTGCTGGAGGAGGCGCGGGACGAGCTGCGCCGGGAGCGGCCCACGCCGGTCGGCTCCGGCGTCCCGCCGGCCCGGCTCGACCGGGTGCCCGCCGCCCGCGGCGGCCCGCACCTCCGGGTCGGCCCGCCCCGACTGCACGTCACCCGCCGCCCGGCCGGCCCGCACCCGGCCCGCCCGCACATTCCGGTGCCGGCGTACGCCGCCCGCCCGGTCCACCCGACCCCGCTGCTCGGCGGCGCGCTGCGCCAGGTGGCTCCGCCCCCCATGCCGCTCGGCCACGGCACGCCGGAGCTGCTCGGCACCGGCACCCGGATCTGGCTGATCCCGACGCCGGCCGCCCGCCCGCGCCCGCGTACCTCACCGGCACTCGCCCGGCGACGCGTCTGGGCGGCCCGACGACGCCCGGTCACGGCGTAG